CATATCATCCTTATCGAGAAAAGCCTGTATGCCAAAATGCAAAGGCTTGAGAATTACTTGTCTCCTTCATTTCACACCATTTTGAAGCTGTGATAATGCGAACTAGCTTTATTCCACAAAAAATAGATCAAATGTGATATTCAAAACAGTATAGGTTAATCTGGTGCCTTTAAATGCCTgtttattgaaattatttgaatttgaaaaagtgATTACAGGGAGTGCACGGTATAATATGGCTGGCCAGGCGAGTGCAAATTAATCTGATTAGTGAATTACAGCATTCCAAAACAGAATTTCACATAATCATCTTGCTGCAAGTGCTTCTCATGTGTTGTAACTGCTGCCCAGGGTAAATAGTGTATAATAAGCATTAAATTACTAACAGTGTTTTAAACAGAAGTTAAATAGGCCTAATTAATATAGGAGTTTTGACTGAAGGAGTtgttaacattaaataaaaatattgtaaaattaaatggaatatttgtaacttttttaaacCTAAAATGTctaataattgttttaatgtaGAGAGCTTTGTATGTAtgaatttagcagatgcttttatccaatgcAACTTTGAGAGGAATATAGGAATATGGGAATATGGCTGTTCTCGTTCAAAATGTTCGAGATGTTTGTCGTGTCTCTCTAGTTttaaaaatacttgatttttttACTTACAAAAGCAGGGAAAACACACCATTTACAAACTGTATACTATTAATAACCGTGAGACTCAGCATACACATGGTGCCAGGCTAGTACATTTACTATACACCAAGACTGTAAGCAGGTTAATAATTGACTCATCTCTGGGATAAAGGTCTGATGGGTGTGATCCTTACAAAGACACAGTCTTTATTCTTACACCTGTACACATGTTCTGTGATTTACATTTTGGTTCTTGGACTGCAAGTACATGGTGACTCCATAGAGCttcagtgagacagagagaggatgctttgaataaaagtgtgagagctttacatttttagtttaaaGAGATCAAATATAAAAGCAGAATGATCAAAATAAGATAAATGCAGAAATTTAACTGTGTAATTGCTGTATTTAGTGAAGCATAAAGAGAGAAATGCACTTTAAAACTGCAACCTGCAACTGTTACCTTAAGTAGCTGCAtgtctgatctaacccttaaaatattCTTTGTTGGAGTAGTAACCTAATGCATATAAgttgatttagtgatgttaaataacATTTCTACTCAGCACATTACAGTAAGACTTAGTAGAAGATCTTAATGAGTAAGGTGTGACAACTTATTATGAATATCTGAATATTCAATATCTGaaaaaatattaatgcattttgaaGGCTCTGGTTAATTTATGCAAATAAACCAAATTCAGAATGTGTCTTCTCATCTCTTTTTCTCAGATAAATGTCTAGTTTTATGACTCCAAACACCAACCACGCAACTCTTTGACAATCCTCATCTGTACTGTTCATCATCACGTAACCATGGAGACGGTGGTGATTGTGGCCATAGGTGTGCTGGCTACCATCTTCCTGGCATCGTTTGTGGCGCTGTTGGTGGTGTGCCGCCATCGTTACTGCCACCCTTCTGACTTTCTACACCAGTTTGATTCCAAGTATGTACCTGAGTACTCTGGAGAATGTTAAGACATGACCTCATTTCCCACACTGAGGATTAGGCAGGGATCTCCAGTTTGCATCGCAAAATCTTAAACTCAGCCAGGCAAGAATggatgttttctctctctctctccctctctccctcactTCTTCCTCCTATTTCAGACCCACAGTAGATCTGATCAGTGCAATGGAGACTCAGAGTGAACCATCCGAGTTGGAGTTGGATGATGTTGTCATCACGAACCCTCATATTGAGGCCATGCTGGAGAATGAGGACTGGATCGAGGATGCTTCGTACTGTCTTCTCTTTACGTTCATCCTTACAACCATTATACAGTAATCATCATCACAATATGAACATGCATCATCAACACTTCAATgatatctctttctctctttcttttagtGGCCTTGTGTCTCACTGCATTGCTATTCTAAAGGTagatttttgtgtaaaaatgtagcATTTTGAAGATCACAAatacattgtttaaaaataaatatagtatCTATTATATCATAAAATActctaataatataatataatataatatgggtTCCTATGAtcatagaaaacctggaaatagcAGAACATTTTGAAATCTCATTGTCCAGGCTtggaaaaagtaatggaaatgaaTTCAATtataaaagtaatggaaatttccacagtgaataaaaatacattttaatagttAAGCTCAACTTGAAAGTATTCATCATCTTAATATTAGTCATGAGTAAAATAAAACTTGCTCGTAAGCCATAGTGATTTCTGATTTGTTAGCAgctcattcttttgagtcagttattTCCAATAAAATTCGGTCTGTATGATTCATTACCAAACTGGTCtgaatttgaatatttttaagTCCTTATCCTGTAATCAAAGAACTTCAAAGGTCATAGAAAATTCATTGAAATTCGTTGCACAGAAAGTGTGGGAAcccatataatataataaataatttgtcaATATTTAAAGATAtgtataataaagtataattgtatgcaacatttttgctttgttttaattaaatgatgGATCTGGTTCTGTACAGATATGCCATACTCTCACCGAAAAGCTAGTTGCCATGACAATGGGTTCTGGAGCAAAGGTCAAAGCGCCTGCCAGCCTGAATGACATTATCACAGTGGCCAAGCGCATCAGCCCAAGGTTAATTGGATTTGAATTGATATGATACACATGTGAGTGTTGGTACTTGCTGATACTGAGATCCTCTGTGCTGTCACAGGGTGGATGATGTGGTTCGGTCTATGTATCCTCCACTGGACCCTGTTCTCCTGGACGCCAGGTATCTTCTTACTTTCTTCATGCCAACAATAATCGTTACATTTATGTTATATTAAGTGAATTTGCATCACTAAAACACTGTCAAATAGGTTAATAAAGCAGGGTGTATTGCCAATATGTTCCTTGAATCGCCCCCCCCAGGGCCACTGCATTACTGTTGTCCGTCAGTCACTTGGTGCTGGTAACACGGAACGCCTGCTACATGTCTGGCAGTCTGGACTGGATCGACCAATCACTGCATGCAGCCGAGGATCACATGGTTGTGCTAAGAGAGGCGGCTTTAGCGTCTGAACCAGAGAGATGTTTGCTGGAGAGGGAGCAGTCTATTTGACTCACTCAATCACAAGACAGACTTTTTATATGTAAACACAAACGTATATAAGCACCTGTAAAGTATACGGTATTAAGTGATCAATAACATAGCATATCCCTGAAATGGGTGCTTTAGTCAAAGATAGAGGCATCACCCAAACATAGGCATATGAACAGTAAGTTGTTACTCTCAGTCGAGCCTTTCTTTTGAATATTGTTTCTTTCTCTGTCCCTCACATTACCTCTGTTAcaagtccagtggttaaattgtgCTCATAGTGTCTGATATTTCCTCATGCTGGATACATATGTagattgtagctccaaaaattaccaGAACaatcaaatacataaatgtatacaACAGATCCAAAAAAATACTGATTGATATTGGCAAGTTTGATGGCATAACAatttgttatacatttttaaaagaagcaCACCTCTTTCTAGATATAAGTCTacacattttacttttatgttttaaagggatgttgtgggtttaatacaagttaagctcaatctacagcatttgtgaccttaagttgactaccacaaaaaaatcttttcaactcctcccgtgtttatttaaaaacaaaatcacggttacagtgaggcacttacaatggaattgccAGTCCTTAACCGtgaaaatactcaccgtttcaaaagtatagccaaaagaagTAAACGTTATATGTGGTAATATGATTTTGATGtgaaaaattgcttactaaccttttctgtgtatagttatatccaatattacaactttgttgtcattacAACATAACACGGGTACTTTAAAGTAGTAAACAGTGTTTAGTATACTAATTCAAATGTatgatgtttacgtcttgtggccatTTGTGGCTATGTGTATGTTaatgtgagtggtggtggcgtagtggactaaagcactgaactggtaagtggaaggttgttggtttaatccccacagccaccaccattgtgtccttgagcaaggcacttaactccaggttgctccagggggattgtccctgtaagttgctttggataaaagcatctgccaaatgcatacatttaaatgtaatgttcacatccgttgtaaatgccttactgtaaccagtgatttttaatctttttttattcaaaattacttttgtggaatcaacattatgtcaaaaatgctgtcgattaagcttaacttgtattgaaccccaaacattcctttaatacaatACTTACTATATGTTTTGATAAACTATGCACATTTCTTCATTATTAGCATTTTCAGTGATTTAAAATGTTACTTGTTCGATGGCTGATGTGGGTAGTTTTAAGGCCCATGTCTTAAAATTAGGACACTTAAGTTGCAGCAGAAATTcaagtttgtttcttttttcagttCAGTCTCCTTTAAAGATTTACAGACTGTTTGTATTTAGTGAATTTACAATGTGAAGAGACATCTTTACACATACGCCAGTGTAATCACATCTTATGTTTTGATAGAACTTATGTGACAgtatttttcctttcttttttcaaatACAAATGGCTTATGGTGAATGGAACTTGCTGGTAATGAACATTCAGATCATAATTCAGCAAGAGTGAAAACACACAGTCACATTCTTTTCTCTATCTGCCATCTAGAAGTGACCTGTAATTTTTCATCAGAGTCACATGAAGTCTAAATCCACACTAATTCCCTCCCTAACAGTCGCAGTGTTCACAACCCTACTacactttttacttttaaaaaccaAACACATTCACTGCATCTGTCATACAGACACATACAGAGCCCTGTTATTCATAGTTTGTGTTTTACATACAGTTATCAATCAGATACTATTCAGTTTCAATGAtaagaatatatacagtacattttttaaatctgtgtCAGTATTTCATCTTTTCAATTGCTATAGTCTTGGTTTTGTGAGCACTCTAGTTACTGATGTTTCTCTTTTGTTGctattttttcttctttgatTTTCATCCTGTTTATGTATTTGAGACTTGTAAAGGTGAATAAAATTTCACAGTGAAAATAtgtcataatgtttttattttaaaataaacaatactaAATTCAACTTAAAGTTCAGTAAAACAGCCACACCTCTTATTCACATGTGCTGCTTTGTTTAGAGAGGAGAGAGGAGGCAGACAGcgagataaagaaagaaaaagggaggGCAGAAACAGCTGCAATGGAGGATGGGGGGTTACTTTAAAAGAAACCATGGCGCTATTTCTCAAAGTCAGAGTAAACAGTTGTGTCTAGCTTTGAGCTTTTGGCCAAAATGAGTGTTGGACATTATTGGCATTAAAATAACCAGACAAAaaggacacacactcacactcactgtAAAACACACTCACAATTACACTGTACATATGATTGCCATTACCTTACACAAACAAGTCATCTTACAAACACacctttttaaaatattgtttctgtTGAGACCAGGTTGCAGTGCTGCTGATTTAGTAAAGT
This portion of the Myxocyprinus asiaticus isolate MX2 ecotype Aquarium Trade chromosome 14, UBuf_Myxa_2, whole genome shotgun sequence genome encodes:
- the LOC127451563 gene encoding transmembrane protein 98-like, which codes for METVVIVAIGVLATIFLASFVALLVVCRHRYCHPSDFLHQFDSKPTVDLISAMETQSEPSELELDDVVITNPHIEAMLENEDWIEDASGLVSHCIAILKICHTLTEKLVAMTMGSGAKVKAPASLNDIITVAKRISPRVDDVVRSMYPPLDPVLLDARATALLLSVSHLVLVTRNACYMSGSLDWIDQSLHAAEDHMVVLREAALASEPERCLLEREQSI